The following are encoded together in the Solenopsis invicta isolate M01_SB chromosome 14, UNIL_Sinv_3.0, whole genome shotgun sequence genome:
- the LOC120356868 gene encoding ribonucleoside-diphosphate reductase large subunit-like — protein sequence MCNIASIAVNMFVNSTKRTFDFYELKEVAKFVTYNLDKIDDNFYPLPEVKLSCDTHRSIGISVQGLADALILMRYLFQSNKAKELKVQIFEILYYGALEASYKTVTEKGPYESDEGNPVNKIVFFKI from the exons ATGTGTAACATAGCTTCAATCGCTGTCAACATGTTTGTGAATTCTACTAAGAGAACTTTCGATTTTTATGAACTTAAGGAAGTGGCGAAATTTGTCACCTACAATTTGGATAAGATTGACGATAATTTTTATCCTCTGCCAGAGGTGAAATTATCATGTGATACACACAGATCTATCG GTATTAGTGTACAAGGATTAGCAGATGCGTTGATTTTGATGAGATACCTATTTCAAAGTAACAAAGCTAAGGAACTCAAGGTTCAAATTTTTGAGATTCTTTATTATGGCGCTCTAGAAGCAAGTTACAAAACAGTTACTGAGAAAGGCCCTTACGAGTCAGATGAAGGCAATCCAGtcaataaaattgtgttttttaag